gtttcatttcattaataatataagcatgaagttaataaaagtataatcgATCTACGAATGTCACTTTGCAATACTCGTGATATCGTTTATCAATTTTAactgtaatatatgtaatatataatacattagaACATGAAAGATCAGTTTTATATTGTCTTATTATTaagtgattattattaagtcgATTAATGTCGAAAAATTAcagacttttatattttattaacgctAATTTAAGTTATtcaatcaatataaaaaaaatatcttgaaCGTATTTCTAACGATACATTGAATGAACATTGCAAAGTGTACTCTCcagaattttattactttgtagcttttgcttttttacagAACAACTTTCAGTTCTCAAGTGGATGCTTATTCAGCGTCACTTTCAAGTTAAGTTTAGATTAAATCTGGAGCCATATGATCGACAGTTGCTGTTAAAGGATAAAGTTCGCAAGTAAATATCCGCGTTGAAAATGTCGcgctgaattttattttcatcggtAAATTCTAACATCGAGGGCCGTTCTCGCGAGTAAAACTGCAAACAGTCATCGAATATGACTCTTCACTGGACTGCTATCGTTCGGAGCGTTTTGATATCGAGGGCCGCAATTCGGTAAAAGTAAAGCTCTGAAATAAACGTTTCGCGAAAGTAGCGCTCAATTCCATGTTGACTGGCGAGTTTTACTGTCGAGAACCGCTGTCGAGAGCGCCATAAAAGATCCGTCGATGAGAAGATAAGAAAGTTAGCGGGAGAGGGACAGGtacgcgatcgcgcgtccGTGATCAGGGCATTTTGTGGCGAACAACTTCGGACCACTCGTCCGTAATCGATTGGTCCGAGATATCGGGCGGATCCGTCTACGACGGACACGGCGCGACGCCTTGCTACTTCCAGCTCGAACTCGTTTAAAGCTGTCGATATACTCATTTAAGTCGCGATACATATTCTATTACACCGGCGTAATCGTGAGGATCTATCTACGGAACGCTACGCCGCTCGCACGCGATTCGAGAGCGTAACGGAGGGGTAGGATGGGGAAGGGTGGCACGAACGTGTTAGTTAGTTACCCTGACGTGTCAGtatgcacacatatacacgtgcGAGCGTGGCAATATAtgatatacgtacatatatacacatcaCGCAAATTTATTGCCGCCGAAACTGAGGAGTTACGTACCTGGTCCTTCGATCCGCGCGAATATTATCGAGGACTTTTAACGTCGAGatatgtctctctctctctctctctctctctgctcgcGTCGTCCTTTTTGTGTCTATCTGCTTTCTGGCTTCTACCATTTCGTTGTCTCCTTTCCTACGTTTTACGCCTATCGcctatctttttcttttattatggCGTTAAGTATCATAGACGTCGTTCATCCGCTAAGCGTATCTTAATCAATCAAGCATTCACCATTTGATTCAAACGTATGCAACATTCTTCTCTacgtattaaaatatgaaagcaATCAGTTTTACATGAAAGTGATTTATATCGCGACGTATTAAAGCTTAGAAAATCTCTTAAATAGCTGCTAAAATATTCTGCTCGTTATAAGGTAATCATGAGATTATTCGAGTCTACCTTTGcatagaaaagaagaaaatttaggACACTATTTATAACATTGAAAATAGGATCGACCCAAATTCTACCGCGAATACGATATCtcgctttaattaattcagcaCTCACCGATTGATTTCTTGATCCAAGCAAAAACGATCAAGATACGCCTGGCGCGATGCGCGTCTCCGTCTTCGGTCCCAACTTGGTTCATCCCTTCTGCGATCTCCCGATCCATTGATTAGGTCTACGAATTACGAATAAGCCACTCAGGGAAGACGATACGTCGTTGTCGGCGGCGGCAACGGCGGCAACGGCGACTTAAGCCCGATCGAAGTTGTTTTCGTTGCGTAAAGCCGAGCAAGCTGTTGAATAACCAATGAAGATCGAAGTCTGAGGACTTTCTTTTTACATGGAGCCGGATGTGAAATTTGAATGAACAACGCGAAGCGTGCTTCGCTTTACGTGATCCCTTTCGGTTGATCAATCAGAATCGAAGCAGCGGAGAATCTGACAGGCCGGTGATGAAACGCGGAAATATCTGTTCGTGAAACTCGTTCAGCGATTCACGACGGAAACAACTTCGGATCCATCGATGGGCAACGAACATTGTTGGTCACACGTATAACGATCTTCTTCGAAGGCGAGTTACGCGATGTCGCCGAGATCGGGCCATGACGATCGCGAGAGCTAACAGCAGTCCTTCCACGATCCTTTGGGATTCCCCGTTTCGTTTCTCACCACCAGCACGGCCACCACCTTCGGCATACGATCATCATCAGTGACACTACTGACGACAGAACGACGGCGGACCCTCGTGGATCTGCGCCCGAGCTCGTCTTGGTCGCGGGTCGTTTCTTGGCGACGCGAATTGTCGAAGGTGGCGTGACGAGCACCGGATAACCCAAGACGTGGCCGCGCACCGTTTCGTCCACCATCAGCAGCTCGTTCTTCGTCTTGTCCATCTCCGCCGTGTCCTGCGCCGTCACGGTCACGTCCTCATAGAACGGCGGCATCGCCTTCGTGACTATCCTCCCGGGGCTGACGATCTCTGGAACAGCGAAAAGAAACGCGATAGAGAGCAGCAAATAATCTCGGGGAAAGTAATGGAGAATATTTTTGGCGTTCAGAATTTTTGGCATTTTTCAAAGGGAGCATTCATCCGCGGAACGTATTACGACAATTTAGCGATTACTAAATACGAACGATTGAAAACCATTAAGTTGTAAGATAGTGGGTGGAAATTCCGCACAGCGTCACCTCCTTATCCCCGGGGGTGACCAGTCTTCGAAAGATTTCCCctctcattaaaaaagaattaaactgTAAGGTATctgtaatgaataaatatataaagcaaTCTCGTGCTCGCGAGACATTCAGCCTGACACTTCGATTAGAAAGGACCACGGGACGTCCCGCTCGTTGCATTGTTCCAAAAAGCAAAGTCGCGAATTTATCGGCGTTTATCCGGGAATTGTCGTGCTTATACTACAAACTTTTTCCATTGGGAATCTcttgtataaaagaaaaaaaaagattaagcCGAGGTGGCCGAAGATAAGGCTTGCACCCACACGCGTACTCTCGTTGTATACAGAGTTTAATATCAACCGGGAATGGACACATGCGTACACGTGTATGTGCAACGCATCCTCTGAAGTTCCTATCGAACTTCGGGAGGGCGCGTATCCCACGGCGAATTTTGCGGATAACTCTCCTCCTCCGGTCCCCCGGTGAAAATCGATCGGACGCGTTATCTTCCTCAGCgaatttcaaattttcgaCCTCACGAGGATTCCGTTAACATTAGGACGACTAGGGAGCGCAAATGGAGACGGGGAGAGGGGACCGTTTCTCGTACCGTCACCTTTAAATTCACGTACGCAAATACATCGTTCTTACGTCCAGCACGCCGGATGCGCACCCCCGCTCTCGAAATCGATGGATCGATAACACGCGACGATTTACGAACGGAGCGAAAAGTGTACTGCACTCGCAGACTCGACCCTTCCTCCCAATCTACTACCCTTTCCGTCAGCTTGCAGCCTGGCTACAAGAGCTGGAAGCTAGCCGAGAAATCCGACGTCGCGCGAGCGCAAAAAGATGAGGATTGACCGAAGGGCGTCTGCCGCTGATATAGATGCGGATCCTCGGAGCAGGTTTCCGTCCGCAAAGTGACGATGTCTGTAAACGCGAGGCGTGTTTACCGTATAAGGGAGGGAACCCTCTTACTCCTATCAACTCGCGATCACAGCTGCGAAAGGGGAAGaagcgcgcgggcgcgcgaaTTCACCGTCAGCGTGAGGGAGGTTCCAGTGAATGACAATTTCCATGCCGCCGGCAACGCGACAGCGGGAGAGAAGACTCGTTAACCTCGCGACCCGTCGCATTAATGTAGGAATAACAGGTCGCGCACGCGAAAGAGCAAATTTCATCGTTCCCTCTCGGCTCGCGAGGCTCGCGAGATACCGGTGTAACCGAGTTACAACGCGCGACAAAAAGCCGTTTCCGCCTCGTAATTCGTTCGCCGTGAGAGGTTCACGTGCCTTGTTACCCGTGTGCGTTTGAGATCGTCTCGTTCGCGGCCACATGCGCAGATATACTGGACGATTTGCGTAGTTTCGCGTAATGCTCCAATGGCAAATTTCCCGGCGGATCTGCGGTACCATGTAGTGTTCTCCTTTGGCGAAATAATCGAACACCTGACCGTAATCGCCGGCAGTTATTTAACCGAGGATTGTCGAGGATTTTGTGTCGTTTGTTCGTTGTCCAGTCGTTAAAAACAAGCCTGAAGAATGGAGAACGTATAACGGAAACTTATCTCTTATTTGATACCGCGCGAGAGATCGGTATTGCGGAATATCGATTTACGCGACTTTACTGCTGAGAAGTTCGATAAAAATCCCGTTACTTCTTCTCAATCGTTTAATCCAATTCTGGACTACACCGTGTAAATTCGACCCGTAGATAGCGCATGTCTGACATTAATAAATCCCCAAGCACTGTTATCTCTCGAAGGAAACAGTTGCTATCAGCTGTAACGCTGCAGAAAATTAATCCCGGCGCGGTGcttataagtataataattcattcgtAGTTTGCAAGGTAAACTTCTCCGCCGTCGACCTCGCCTGCAATTATTTGCAGGTCCATCCGCAGGTTTTATTTCACGGTACGAATCTTAATCCCTGGCGTTACGGTTATCTAcgaaggaaataaaataaaggaacaatgtgggagagaaagaaatcggAATTGTTCGTAAATGTACACGTGCATTGAAACGATATGCAGCGCGGATAACGCAAttctccctctcctccccTGCCATCCATTTTGAGTGCGTTCCGTCGAGCAATCGAATTAGGTATTCTTTATGGGCTTCCCGGGAAACTTCGTTTGATAACTGCGGAAAACGCGGTGTGTACTCACCGTATAATCGAATACTGCTCTCGACCTCGCCGAGGGAATTTTTGGCCGCGCATCGGTACGTTCCCATGTCGGATTTCTGCAAGTACCGGATGATGAGGACCATTTGGATCTCGAATTGCGACTTCTCTATCACCTTGACATCGTGTTTGAAGCTAGATATTAGCATCGAACCTTAGGAACAAAAgtagattttaattattcactttcTGATAAATAGAAAACTGTATAGACTACTTTTCGGACTTAGGCGTAAAGTATTCGTCTTTATCAATATGTGGTTTATCactaaaaatacaattttcgtTATGAAATTGTAAACATTTATGAAACTGTAAAAGTTTACTTTTCacgcattttatattttatgcagaCGACAAGAATATCGAATTTAGGAAAGAATATTGATTGATTATTGTAAACAAATtgcgtttaatattaaagactccttataaaatatatatccacttataatctctctctgtacgtttattagaaaattaatttatatatattaaattagttTAGATTGgtttaaaaatctttatattCACGGCTGAATTGCATCAAATCCTTTGACTTGAATATTGTTTCTAGTACAATGTTCATTTAGTCATCAATAATAGAGTTATAACAATTtgacaaaatttaaaatgcaaatttgtgACGCGCGCTTTGTACTAGTAACTAGATTAATCATATTTGTtaaactattttaattaaatttgttaaactattttaattaaattctgaaatatatCTCTCTATGTCGTTCACGAATACGGATAGTTGAAAGTGAGAGATTACACCTCTTGCTATAAATAAGACATCTCGCCCGTTTCCTGCTATGCTTTCTTATTACACGTTGGAACAGTTGCGTATAATGGGAAACAAGTGAAAGGTATCTTCCATGCGAGACGAAATTGCATACGAATGCATTGGAACGAGGTACTTCGGATAGCTGAGCGTGTGTTAAACTGGGAGGACGTCTGGCTCTTGCGAGGCGCAATCCACTGCGGGAATATTTCCGCGAGTCTGAATAAGTAGTATTCTCTCTTATATCTATCTAAAGTTTTCTTGAGGAATTCTGAGCCAAGTTATTACACGTCGCTGCGATATCTCGCGCTGCTGCTCGTTGAAACATCATGCGGTTTATGATACCGAAACAGTTGGTATTTCAACTTGCTTTGCGCTGGAAACGCACTTTACCGATATATTTGCATATCCATCTCGTATATGTATCGTATATTCCGAGAAAAAGCCAAAATTTCACCGAAATTCGATCGTTGACATAAGTCGagacattttacaatttacatatcTTTATACCATGTtctttatgaaagaaaaaaagaaggggAAATGATAAGCTAAATTGACTTCTTCGTTCGTTGTTGTTGTTTATTTGCACAAGGCTTAAGATGTATTTGCCAATTATGCGAAAAGTTTCTCGAAGCTGATGATACGGAAACGCAACGATACAGTATCGGAATCACCTAAACTAAGGTACGGTTTGTAATCGGATTTGCCTAGCGAGAATAATTAACGGTTGAGCATTTCTCCGCTAGTTACAGCCAGTAATTAGTTAACAAACCAATCACTGTAACGGATTATACTACTTGTAAAGTAGTGCAGTTGTAAAGTGTGCGCTAGGCACACACTGTTTTACGGATGTAGATATTACACTCGCATATGTGTATGAATTTTGATATGTAcagcaaattatttctattgtgTTAAATGATAAATccattttgtaaaaagttGTAAAAGGAAGTGAAAACTGTAAcatcaattttaattgcaactATTGACGgttattgataaaattgatacatctcgtggagaaaaagaggaaattgaaaatttatataatttgaaatatcaatTAACATGTATATAAGTGATAGATGATGCATACGCGCATCAATCAgaattaaaaactgaaaaatactATAAGTAAATACCAGAAGTAAAAACACTATAATAGTTCTTTCAAGTTATAAACATTTCAGAATTACACGAATTTCAAAATCCGAAATCAATTTATGCTtatactaattattatatatgtgaacaaaatctttttacgaataaattgataaatggataaattgataaatggaGGATGGTGAAAGAATACAGCGTGTGCTTTCATCGTTTGCGTTCCATCATGCTGTTACTAAGTATCAAagtattcaatattaaaacattttcgcCCGTTATAACACGCGGTGTAAAAGTCTTTTAGAGAACATCATCAAGTGTCACCTCACCCTTGTCCTTGACCCAATAGTTAATCGACTTCGGGAATGCTTCAACGAAACATTCCAGAATCACGTCGGTCCCCAAGGGCGCACTGAGCAGCTGATTTGGTACTTGAATCACAGGCGGAACTGTAAACCGAAATCGGGAAATAGGGTTACATTTCCGGCACCAGCACCAGAAAATCGAAGTACATGGTATCAGGTCTAACGGCTCGGACAGTAATCACTATTACTCACAATGAACGCTGAGAAAAATCCGTTTGCTGATCGTGGGCGGAATCGCGTTGGAGGCGATGCACAGATAAACTCCCATCTCGTTCCTCGAGATCTTCATCAGTTTCAGCTCTTCGCCAAAGAACTCATTCACGATTGAAACTGAGAATGACAGATGTTAAACTTGattaaaatggaaatattattataatacgcgCGCGTCTCTTAATACTCGCGTTGTGTTACACATAGTAAGGCctttcataatataatattgatttttcttcAGAATGTTTCGACCTGATCATTTCTTggtatatttatctatttaatattataatctatTTAATCAATAGGTTATGATTATGTACGCATAAAGGTGTATATAATAGagtttaattttactttacttttgactaaataattattacgttaataaagcataattaactttatttaataaatatagatgtaataatgaaggcaaaaaattgaatagtatttgaaaataagaaaattgcttattgattaataaaaaattcaattgattaataaaatattcaattaagattatattccaatatatatattcaccGATAATAGGaagtaattacaatattattaataatagaagaTTATAGAAATTTAGTCATATCTTTTGACATCTTTACAACTATGTTATTTTCGCAATCTGTTATCTTTGGCTATTATTACTTAACGCCGagcgattattaaatataaacgaaCAAAAAGAATGTAAAGCAAACGACCTGTTACAAAAGTGACAGTCGATAATCGATGCAATGACAAACACGCTTAACCATATTCGCGTTAATTAtgtttttccaatattttattatgaaacattcaatgcatattaaatttttgcatGCTGCAACTctgttacatttttaatttgcaagtCTTTAGttacaatttacaaatttatttatatgttttatggTTTAACTTTAAAAGAACATATAAACACACGTGGAAATTAACTCGtcaaatattgattaatcTCCTAAGAGCTTAACAGTATGGATCCAGGTCAAAAATGAATTGTTGACAGAATGCGAGAATATTTTAGTATGTATCGAATAATTTCCACACGAAATTATTAAGCGTGTATGCCAATGTTGGTACACAAATGAAAGgattaaaaagtatattttattaaataaccgTTGAATATGATGTGCCATTCATTGAATACGTTCACCGAATACGTTCACGAGCGTATTCAGATGCAAGCGACGAAGCGGCGCACGGATAAGACGAGCGCAATTTGTCGCACCTGCACCTATTGCTTACCGTGGAATATCGTAAGCAAACGCACGAACCCTCCTCACCTGCGGCCTCGTTACGCCACGTCGCAGTTCAGCTGGCAAAAACATTGATTTTCCCAAAGGTCTCGTGACACGCCCGTATTTTCCGCCTCGCGATTTAATTACGCGGAACCGATGTGAGCGTCTGCGTTTTGCCGACGCCTTAcgcgctgcgctgcgaacttAACCGA
The Ooceraea biroi isolate clonal line C1 chromosome 4, Obir_v5.4, whole genome shotgun sequence genome window above contains:
- the LOC105278340 gene encoding lachesin; translated protein: MVDRQKALLIVLLALLIYPNDIFGGAFQPEFSGPIANLTITLGRDATFTCHVKHLGGYRVGWVKADTKAIQAIHDHVITHNPRVAVTHSDHTMWNLHIKGVQIEDAGLYMCQINTDPMKSQTGLLSIVVPPDFISEATSSDVMVGEGGQVKLTCRARGIPPPRITWRREDGKDIIIREPFAGSAPNQKLQVSIVNEFFGEELKLMKISRNEMGVYLCIASNAIPPTISKRIFLSVHFPPVIQVPNQLLSAPLGTDVILECFVEAFPKSINYWVKDKGSMLISSFKHDVKVIEKSQFEIQMVLIIRYLQKSDMGTYRCAAKNSLGEVESSIRLYEIVSPGRIVTKAMPPFYEDVTVTAQDTAEMDKTKNELLMVDETVRGHVLGYPVLVTPPSTIRVAKKRPATKTSSGADPRGSAVVLSSVVSLMMIVCRRWWPCWW